The proteins below come from a single Chelmon rostratus isolate fCheRos1 chromosome 10, fCheRos1.pri, whole genome shotgun sequence genomic window:
- the apobec2b gene encoding C->U-editing enzyme APOBEC-2b, producing the protein MADRNSRFTVKKKETKVENKASDDKGKEKAVKKPDKVVKKPEKTPEQPNAGEEKRNGATGGATGAEASNSEENGEFQPIELPPFEIVTGEQMSPFYFKFQFRNVEYSSGRNKTLLCFRVDTPGGSTEPLKGYMEDEHATAHAEEAFFQQVLPNASQEYDITWYVSSSPCVSCAAKLANILKQRKKVRLCIFCSRLFEWEEPEIVEGLRALASAGCKLRMMKPCDFQHVWDTYVEKEDQSFTPWEDCQENYIYYMEKLSDILK; encoded by the exons ATGGCCGACAGAAACAGCCGGTTCACCGTTAAGAAGAAAGAGACCAAGGTGGAAAACAAAGCAAGTGACGACAAGGGGAAGGAGAAAGCCGTGAAAAAGCCCGACAAAGTTGTGAAAAAGCCAGAGAAGACCCCTGAGCAGCCCAATGcgggggaggagaagaggaatgGGGCAACAGGAGGGGCGACAGGAGCGGAGGCGAGCAACAGTGAAGAAAATGGAGAATTTCAGCCCATAGAGCTGCCACCGTTTGAGATTGTCACAGG GGAACAGATGAGCCCGTTCTACTTCAAGTTCCAGTTCAGAAACGTGGAATACTCATCAGGGAGGAACAAGACCCTGCTGTGCTTTAGAGTGGATACGCCAGGAGGCAGCACAGAGCCTCTGAAAGGCTACATGGAGGATGAACATGCCACAGCTCATGCTGAAGAGGCCTTCTTTCAACAG GTGCTCCCTAATGCCTCCCAAGAGTATGACATCACATGGTACGTATCATCCAGTCCCTGTGTGTCCTGCGCAGCCAAGTTGGCCAACATCCTCAAGCAGCGCAAAAAGGTCCGTCTCTGCATATTCTGCTCCCGTCTCTTTGAATGGGAGGAGCCGGAGATAGTCGAAGGGCTCCGGGCTCTGGCGAGCGCTGGCTGCAAGCTGCGGATGATGAAGCCGTGTGACTTCCAACATGTTTGGGACACGTACGTGGAGAAGGAGGACCAAAGCTTCACACCCTGGGAGGACTGTCAGGAGAACTACATCTACTACATGGAGAAACTGTCTGATATCCTCAAGTAG